From one Acidobacteriota bacterium genomic stretch:
- the erpA gene encoding iron-sulfur cluster insertion protein ErpA — MTDVSTPDVTLTASAAKRINAILAKQDGAAYLRVSVEGGGCSGFSYKFDFASEANSDDLLVERDGAKVLIDEMSLEFLKGSEIDFANELIGAAFKIKNPNATSGCGCGTSFSV; from the coding sequence ATGACCGACGTTTCTACACCGGATGTGACCCTTACAGCCTCGGCTGCGAAGCGGATTAACGCGATTCTCGCCAAACAGGACGGCGCGGCTTACCTGCGTGTGTCTGTTGAGGGCGGCGGGTGTTCGGGCTTCTCCTACAAGTTCGATTTCGCCTCCGAGGCGAACAGCGACGACCTGCTGGTCGAGCGCGACGGCGCGAAGGTGCTGATCGACGAGATGAGCCTCGAATTCCTCAAGGGCTCCGAAATCGACTTTGCCAATGAACTGATCGGCGCGGCGTTCAAGATCAAGAACCCGAACGCCACATCCGGCTGCGGCTGCGGGACCAGCTTTTCCGTCTAG
- a CDS encoding RibD family protein: MTAVRVTLKLATSLDGRIALADGTSQWITSSASRARAHELRAAHDAVMVGLGTVLADDPLLTARTIPLPSRQPIRIVADSRARTPLTSKLMTSLNVGAVVIATAGDAAQPLASAGASIWRCGNGIRVNVGEVLRRAEAEGIRTLLVEGGGQLAASFVREGLVHEIAWFRAPLLIGGEGLSAIGELGLTSLAGATRWRPVATERIGDDVLDTYVRSEQ; this comes from the coding sequence ATGACCGCCGTCCGCGTCACCCTGAAGCTGGCGACCTCGCTCGATGGCCGCATCGCGCTCGCCGATGGCACCAGCCAGTGGATCACGTCCAGCGCCTCGCGCGCCCGCGCCCACGAACTGCGCGCGGCCCATGACGCCGTCATGGTCGGCCTCGGCACGGTGCTCGCCGACGATCCGCTGCTGACTGCGCGTACCATTCCGCTGCCCTCGCGCCAGCCCATCCGCATCGTCGCGGACTCCCGCGCGCGCACGCCGCTCACGTCCAAGCTGATGACCTCGCTGAATGTCGGCGCCGTCGTCATCGCAACCGCCGGCGACGCCGCCCAGCCGCTCGCATCGGCCGGGGCAAGCATCTGGCGCTGCGGCAACGGCATCCGCGTCAATGTCGGCGAAGTCCTGCGCCGCGCAGAGGCGGAAGGGATCCGCACCCTGCTCGTGGAAGGCGGCGGCCAGCTCGCGGCCAGCTTCGTCCGGGAAGGCCTGGTGCACGAGATCGCGTGGTTCCGCGCGCCGCTGCTGATCGGCGGCGAAGGATTGTCGGCCATCGGCGAGCTGGGCCTCACGAGCCTCGCGGGTGCGACCCGGTGGCGTCCTGTCGCGACGGAACGGATTGGAGACGACGTCCTCGATACTTATGTTCGATCTGAGCAATAG
- the ribH gene encoding 6,7-dimethyl-8-ribityllumazine synthase: MADRVLIAISRYYKHISDELEAGAMEALDAAGAKVTVMEVPGAFEIPGLIAMAADSGRFDGAIALGCVIRGETSHYDYVCGESARGLMDLIVQRRQAIGYGILTVENEAQALARADRKRKNKGAEAANACLAMIKFRKELIR, encoded by the coding sequence ATGGCCGACCGCGTCCTGATCGCGATTTCGCGCTATTACAAGCATATCAGCGACGAGCTGGAAGCAGGCGCTATGGAAGCGCTTGACGCCGCTGGCGCGAAAGTCACCGTGATGGAAGTGCCCGGCGCGTTCGAAATCCCGGGCCTCATCGCCATGGCCGCCGATTCCGGCCGGTTTGACGGCGCCATCGCGCTCGGCTGCGTCATCCGGGGCGAAACCTCGCACTATGACTATGTCTGCGGCGAGAGCGCCCGCGGCCTGATGGACCTCATCGTCCAGCGCCGCCAGGCCATCGGCTACGGCATCCTGACCGTCGAGAACGAAGCCCAGGCACTCGCCCGCGCTGACCGCAAGCGCAAGAACAAGGGCGCAGAAGCCGCCAATGCCTGCCTCGCCATGATCAAGTTCCGCAAGGAACTGATCCGGTGA
- a CDS encoding deoxyguanosinetriphosphate triphosphohydrolase has translation MEKRAPFATRHEDSRGRFFEEAPSATRTPFQRDRDRIIHATAFRRLKQKTQVFVAHEGDHFRTRLTHSLEVAQIARTIARTLGLDEDLAETLALCHDLGHPPFGHAGEDQLDECMQPYDGFDHNAQSLRIVTRLERRYPQFAGLNLTWETLEGLVKHNGPLTGPDTTLNDLPAAFRDFPQILDLEIDQFAGPEAQVAALSDDIAYNNHDIDDGMAAGLFTVEDLMDLPVVGDVFRGVRIEFSDLDDRMVTYEAVRRLIGLWINDLLGETRARVKRYKPKSAADVRAMDAPLIAFSEGLEAPQRALRAFLHARMYKHYRVNRMRSKAKRVLADLFDVFLREPQTLPPPWNGMADPGNDAQRARVVCDYIAGMTDTFALEEHRRLFDSRSLA, from the coding sequence ATGGAAAAGAGAGCCCCGTTCGCAACCCGGCATGAAGACAGCCGCGGCCGATTCTTCGAGGAGGCGCCCTCGGCGACCCGCACGCCGTTCCAGCGCGACCGCGACCGGATCATCCATGCCACCGCCTTCCGCCGCCTGAAGCAGAAGACGCAGGTTTTCGTGGCCCACGAGGGCGACCATTTCCGCACGCGCCTGACCCATTCTCTGGAGGTCGCCCAGATCGCCCGCACCATCGCCCGCACGCTAGGGCTGGACGAGGATCTGGCCGAAACGCTGGCGCTCTGCCACGATCTTGGCCACCCGCCCTTCGGTCATGCCGGTGAGGACCAGCTGGACGAATGCATGCAGCCCTATGACGGGTTCGACCACAACGCCCAGTCGCTGCGCATCGTGACCCGGCTGGAGCGGCGGTATCCGCAGTTCGCAGGCCTCAACCTGACCTGGGAAACGCTCGAAGGCCTCGTCAAGCACAACGGCCCGCTGACCGGGCCCGACACGACCCTCAACGACTTGCCGGCCGCTTTCCGCGACTTTCCGCAGATCCTCGACCTCGAGATCGACCAGTTCGCTGGCCCCGAAGCGCAGGTCGCCGCCCTGTCCGACGACATCGCCTACAACAACCACGACATCGACGACGGCATGGCCGCCGGCCTCTTCACGGTCGAGGACCTGATGGACCTGCCCGTGGTTGGCGACGTGTTCCGGGGCGTGCGGATCGAGTTTTCGGACCTCGACGACCGGATGGTGACCTACGAGGCCGTCCGCCGCCTGATCGGGCTGTGGATCAATGACCTGCTGGGTGAAACCCGGGCACGGGTGAAGCGCTACAAGCCGAAATCCGCCGCCGATGTGCGGGCGATGGATGCCCCGCTGATCGCCTTCTCGGAAGGGCTGGAGGCGCCGCAGCGGGCGCTCCGGGCGTTCCTGCATGCGCGCATGTACAAGCATTACCGGGTCAACCGGATGCGCTCGAAGGCCAAACGGGTGCTGGCCGACCTGTTCGACGTTTTCCTGCGCGAGCCGCAGACCTTGCCGCCGCCCTGGAACGGCATGGCCGATCCGGGGAATGATGCCCAGCGGGCCCGGGTGGTCTGCGACTACATCGCCGGCATGACCGACACTTTCGCCCTCGAAGAGCACCGACGCCTGTTCGATTCGCGCAGCCTCGCCTGA
- the nusB gene encoding transcription antitermination factor NusB: MSTQKLPFDVTRARRAGARLAAVQALYEMEQTDKSARATIREFMEDRLGLGPDGAPIEDADPDIFKSIVNAVVDNQARIDNAILARLAEGWKLTRLDATMRALLRAGGAEFIAHQELADAVILDEYVSLAHDFFDDADAKFANALLQNIGRDLRA; this comes from the coding sequence GTGAGCACCCAGAAGCTCCCCTTCGACGTCACGCGCGCCCGCCGCGCCGGCGCACGCCTTGCCGCCGTGCAGGCGCTCTACGAAATGGAGCAGACGGACAAATCCGCCCGCGCCACGATCCGCGAATTCATGGAAGACCGTCTCGGCCTCGGCCCGGACGGCGCGCCGATCGAGGACGCCGATCCGGACATCTTCAAGTCGATCGTCAACGCTGTCGTCGACAATCAGGCGCGCATCGACAATGCGATCCTCGCCCGCCTCGCCGAAGGCTGGAAGCTGACACGCCTCGACGCCACCATGCGCGCGCTGCTGCGCGCCGGCGGCGCCGAGTTCATCGCCCACCAGGAACTCGCGGACGCGGTCATCCTCGACGAGTACGTCTCGCTCGCGCACGACTTCTTCGACGATGCGGATGCAAAATTCGCCAACGCCCTGCTGCAGAACATCGGCCGCGACCTGCGCGCCTGA
- a CDS encoding riboflavin synthase, whose product MFTGLVTDVGTVRRAEHRNGLTRFEVESGYPLAEIAMGASIMHSGVCLTVVDMGQGTRGAWFAVEAVPETLAKTVLGGWAEGTRVNLEKSLKLGDELGGHFVFGHVDGVGEVVSVEPEGQSFRVTIRPPAAIARYFATKGSAAIDGVSLTVADALPNGDFQVAIIPHTWEVTNLSALKAGARVNLEIDMLARYVARMIGADAPEGK is encoded by the coding sequence ATGTTTACAGGCCTCGTCACAGATGTCGGCACCGTCCGCCGCGCCGAGCATCGCAACGGTCTCACCCGTTTCGAGGTCGAGAGCGGCTATCCGCTGGCCGAAATCGCCATGGGCGCGTCGATCATGCACTCCGGTGTGTGCCTGACCGTGGTCGACATGGGGCAGGGCACGCGCGGCGCCTGGTTCGCCGTCGAAGCTGTGCCGGAGACGCTCGCGAAAACCGTCCTCGGCGGCTGGGCCGAAGGCACGCGCGTCAATCTCGAGAAGAGCCTGAAGCTCGGCGACGAGCTGGGCGGGCATTTCGTGTTCGGCCATGTCGATGGTGTCGGCGAAGTCGTCTCGGTCGAGCCTGAAGGCCAGAGCTTCCGCGTCACCATCCGTCCGCCCGCCGCCATCGCGCGCTACTTTGCCACCAAGGGCTCCGCCGCCATCGACGGCGTGTCGTTGACGGTTGCTGATGCGCTCCCGAATGGCGACTTCCAGGTCGCGATCATCCCGCATACCTGGGAAGTCACGAACCTCAGTGCACTGAAGGCCGGCGCGCGGGTCAACCTCGAAATCGACATGCTCGCGCGCTACGTGGCGCGCATGATCGGCGCCGATGCGCCGGAAGGAAAGTAG
- a CDS encoding epoxide hydrolase, which yields MTQPRPFKINVPDAKLAALRARVEAYRWFPAPANEQGFAYGMSTPVMQDIQKYWLEQYDWRKAEADLNRYPHFMAEVDGLAIHFVHVVGEAGGKRPLLITHGWPGSFFEFWQAIGPLAFPSEHGGKAEDAFDLVIPSLPGYGFSAKPASPIGQRATAALWDKLMRDVLGYQTYLAQGGDWGSMVTSWLGVNHGAGNGGCRGIHLNMMALRPADAVPQTADEKAWLAHSQMMMQAEGAYLMEQATKPQTLAMALMDSPMGTAAWILEKFHGWSDLSERGLLDVYTRDQLLTNVMIYLVNDAIATSVWYYNALFQEGGNGLQAGQRCETPMAFASYPGERYIVAPPRSWAERAYNVVRWTEMPKGGHFAAMEVPEIFVEDLRRWARELA from the coding sequence ATGACCCAGCCCAGACCGTTCAAGATCAACGTGCCCGACGCCAAGCTCGCCGCCCTCCGCGCGCGGGTCGAGGCGTATCGATGGTTTCCCGCGCCTGCCAATGAGCAGGGCTTCGCCTATGGCATGTCGACGCCGGTGATGCAGGACATCCAGAAATACTGGCTGGAGCAGTATGACTGGCGGAAGGCCGAAGCCGACCTCAACCGGTATCCACACTTCATGGCCGAGGTGGACGGCCTTGCGATCCATTTCGTGCACGTGGTTGGCGAGGCGGGCGGCAAGCGGCCGCTCCTGATCACGCATGGCTGGCCGGGCAGCTTCTTTGAATTCTGGCAGGCCATCGGGCCGCTGGCCTTTCCGTCCGAACACGGAGGAAAGGCGGAGGACGCTTTCGACCTCGTGATCCCGTCCCTGCCCGGCTACGGGTTTTCGGCGAAGCCCGCCTCCCCGATCGGGCAGCGGGCAACGGCCGCGCTGTGGGACAAGTTGATGCGCGATGTGCTGGGCTACCAGACCTACCTGGCGCAGGGCGGCGACTGGGGGTCGATGGTGACCTCCTGGCTGGGCGTCAATCACGGGGCCGGCAATGGCGGCTGCCGCGGCATCCATCTCAACATGATGGCGCTGCGCCCGGCAGACGCGGTTCCTCAGACGGCAGATGAAAAGGCCTGGCTGGCGCACTCCCAGATGATGATGCAGGCCGAGGGCGCCTACCTGATGGAGCAGGCGACGAAGCCGCAGACGCTGGCGATGGCCCTGATGGATTCGCCGATGGGCACGGCGGCGTGGATCCTCGAGAAATTCCATGGCTGGAGCGACCTGAGCGAACGCGGGCTGCTGGACGTCTACACGCGCGACCAGCTGCTGACCAATGTGATGATCTACCTCGTCAATGACGCCATCGCGACCAGCGTCTGGTATTACAACGCCTTGTTCCAGGAGGGCGGCAACGGCCTGCAGGCCGGGCAACGCTGCGAGACGCCGATGGCGTTCGCGAGCTATCCGGGCGAGCGGTATATCGTGGCGCCGCCGCGCAGCTGGGCAGAGCGGGCGTATAACGTGGTCCGGTGGACAGAGATGCCGAAGGGCGGGCATTTCGCGGCGATGGAAGTGCCGGAGATTTTCGTGGAAGACCTGCGCCGCTGGGCGCGGGAGTTGGCATAG
- the ribB gene encoding 3,4-dihydroxy-2-butanone-4-phosphate synthase: MSNEFHAAISSIEEIIEDARNGRMFILVDAEDRENEGDLVIPATFATPEAVNFMARFGRGLICLSMTQERAHTLQLDMMTRNNRESMGTAFTVSIEAKEGVTTGISAHDRARTIAVAIDPTKDHDDIVTPGHVFPLIAKEGGTLVRAGHTEAAVDISRMAGLYPAGVICEIMNDDGTMARLPELVAFAQLHNLKIGTIADLIHWRRQNDRFLERRVEAPLDSAFGEGFRTVCFRNALDGTEHIAIVHGNIKPDSTTIVRVHRTDILSDILGEKGPREGLVGKAMRIIAEAPEPGVVVFVGMMSPNAIAERLGLKSSAPRDPSAPLREYGIGAQILRELGVQKMIYLSDTQPTRLAGLDGYGLTIEGWRRLNEENT, encoded by the coding sequence ATGAGCAACGAATTCCACGCCGCCATCTCGTCGATCGAGGAGATCATCGAGGATGCCCGTAACGGCAGGATGTTCATCCTCGTCGATGCGGAAGACCGCGAAAACGAAGGCGACCTCGTGATCCCCGCGACCTTCGCGACGCCGGAAGCGGTGAACTTCATGGCCCGTTTCGGCCGCGGCCTCATCTGCCTGTCGATGACGCAGGAACGCGCCCACACGCTGCAGCTCGACATGATGACCCGCAACAACCGCGAAAGCATGGGCACCGCTTTCACCGTTTCGATCGAGGCCAAGGAGGGCGTCACCACCGGCATCTCCGCACATGACCGGGCACGGACGATTGCCGTCGCCATCGATCCCACCAAGGATCACGACGACATCGTCACCCCCGGCCACGTCTTCCCGCTGATCGCCAAGGAAGGCGGCACGCTGGTCCGCGCCGGCCACACCGAAGCCGCCGTCGACATTTCCCGCATGGCAGGTCTCTATCCGGCCGGCGTCATCTGCGAGATCATGAACGATGACGGCACGATGGCCCGCCTGCCGGAGCTCGTCGCCTTTGCCCAGCTGCACAATCTCAAGATCGGCACCATCGCCGACCTGATCCACTGGCGCCGCCAGAACGACCGTTTCCTCGAGCGCCGCGTCGAGGCGCCGCTGGACTCCGCCTTCGGCGAAGGCTTCCGCACCGTCTGCTTCCGCAACGCCCTCGACGGCACCGAGCACATCGCCATCGTCCACGGCAACATCAAGCCGGACTCGACCACCATCGTGCGTGTCCACCGCACCGACATTCTCTCCGACATCCTCGGCGAGAAGGGCCCCCGCGAAGGCCTCGTCGGCAAGGCCATGCGCATCATCGCTGAAGCGCCCGAGCCCGGTGTCGTGGTTTTCGTCGGCATGATGAGCCCGAACGCGATTGCCGAGCGCCTTGGCCTCAAATCCTCCGCCCCCCGCGATCCCAGCGCGCCCCTGCGCGAATACGGCATCGGTGCGCAAATCCTGCGTGAACTGGGCGTGCAGAAGATGATCTACCTGTCCGATACGCAGCCCACCCGCCTTGCGGGGCTTGACGGATACGGCCTGACGATAGAGGGCTGGCGCCGCCTGAACGAGGAGAACACCTGA
- the nrdR gene encoding transcriptional repressor NrdR, with amino-acid sequence MRCPFCGSDNTAVKDSRSAEDDTAVRRRRVCESCGARFTTFERVQLREITVIKRDGKRSLFDREKLQRSILIALRKRPVDRERMDQMVSGIVRKLESGGETEVPSSEVGELVMEALKRVDPVGYVRYASVYRDFKDPSDFAQFIEKAALEEDDADEA; translated from the coding sequence TTGCGGTGTCCATTCTGCGGCAGTGACAATACGGCAGTAAAGGACAGCCGCTCTGCGGAAGATGATACCGCCGTGCGCCGCCGCCGCGTCTGCGAGAGCTGCGGCGCCCGCTTCACGACGTTCGAACGCGTCCAGCTGCGCGAGATCACCGTCATCAAGCGCGACGGCAAGCGCTCGCTGTTCGACCGAGAAAAGCTGCAGCGTTCCATCCTGATCGCCCTACGCAAGCGCCCGGTCGACCGCGAACGCATGGACCAGATGGTCTCCGGCATCGTCCGCAAGCTCGAAAGCGGCGGCGAGACCGAAGTGCCGTCGTCGGAAGTCGGTGAACTCGTCATGGAAGCGCTGAAGCGCGTCGATCCGGTAGGCTATGTCCGCTATGCCAGCGTCTACCGGGACTTCAAGGACCCGAGCGATTTCGCCCAGTTCATCGAAAAGGCCGCGCTCGAAGAAGACGACGCCGACGAAGCATGA